A region of Elusimicrobiota bacterium DNA encodes the following proteins:
- a CDS encoding FG-GAP-like repeat-containing protein, translated as MGRIMKWCMMSAVVMIGLSAVSQSAINPGDIFKEKYIWSTPPAKNYSNAWWRVTDPNPSYPNGPLEYDAPQDFLPNYIQYFSGLDLVGATRAEIVVEMWGGHIGTSNKQFKVNNNAWIPVPENTDISNPECYLNFRYPVAAIPISQLTSGTNAIEFTAGPQICGSFGWGQWAYYGLKLRIYYDSTKTHPTGSITSPAASSTINDNPTISAAVNTYTGGINHVDFIGYYDDFDEDGNGIYSQWHYMYVLRNGALTGHIGTVTSAPYTKTWDTTWVPDQAASSIKFMAVIAGNDGMCYATSEVAGITLSRNVSVKMYKPSNVPQGFTVMSGSLSCNIIVPSNASPVTGARISVVTWNGAAGTTTQSVTFGGTEICTAFPNAADHDYGYSNITVPASVISAGTKQFTLTANSGGQHGPEVIWPGPVLFVQYNTGGMQTVADPSINPNGGTFSSAQPVSITCATTGVTIKYTTDGSDPSPTNGTVYSSQITMSSNATLKAMAYKTGMLNSNVVTAAFTITVPTMGDPLYYVPVTVAVGSYPRYDKPVEVTVNFTQYLTALSVSGSLNDQSLRVKETDSTGNTVINDNVLFQFDKDTAYNASNNAIGTVIFIMDGTTNASATRYFKIFFDIDQTITKVNFTNQVTLTDNVEDEGQSSYQIQSANATYYYHKQGGGFSSMVDNQGNDWLGYHASGGSAGSYRGIPNMVYPASYFHPGFVNSNSSILSQGPVKVKYKTESIDGLWACTWEIFPKYARMTVTKKNSAYWFLYEGTPGGNLDVTGTQDYFYRSNDTSPQLCGSYPSTNILNADIPSPEWVYFADGTINRSIYLINHQDDTANDSYYQMENNMTVFGFGRTGTTSSLNPVVPAYYTIGFADSRDLATTKNTIESSWRDLTKTIGTPGKAAPSNKVATPQFSKGTGTYTSSQSIVITCGTSGATIKYTTDGSVPSTSGTATSGTSPLTVIVSQTLTLRAVAVKSGMDNSYENSAAYTINTGSGGTLSFTEVVVDANNPMAPHGKEIADIDKDGLNDLIVAGGAGVSSANQSQTGLYWYKAPTWEKKFVARDGAYTTDVAVGDVDNDGYVDIIVPMSSVSGWGSTSDTIVWYKNPGANVGSAANWGAPRVIGTNMRGHDVEVADLDNDGNLDVIARGQSSWGQAQGNIFRIWKNNGNGASWTQKEITGLPSGEGIKIGLINNDNLKDIAIAGSWFKNPGDIINGTWTKYTYATVGSYNDPNGGGVVCDYVVDINDFNKDGRNDIVISPSENSGDFAWYEAPANPENTNWVIHTLGTGKTRMHSLRTADFNKDGYVDIATAKMDLENNGGDPVEVYLNDKTGNFPAANIKQISTGGSHDIAIGDIDNDGDIDIMGANCYDEQAADSAVIKIWRASITGGSSGPVSWDKWTYKQLDNSRVRYGSWEEWFGLDAADLTGDGKKDIVSGRYFYRNPGGDMMANWTRTDFNTTPLNANVDACIITDVDGDANGDVIANGLSSSYTSPAGVYWLEKTGTGDTSADWTKTLVVSNSIIGPTAHALAQGFGHAQIIPGGKEEILVIGDNNGVAYKWAGTIYLIQIPSVNPQNGNWKTTPISAKFGCNGQSLAIGDIDGDGDLDVAGVNENDNTIVWWENPYTASNPSSVESVWTRHDVGPATPVDHMYGSDGPDRIKIADLDGDGRPDIVVTDEIWCADNGANPLRTGSRTYWFKNPADPKGLWGTANVIQQNQQSTNSLGVADMDNDGDIDVITGKLVGDMELAVWENNGTGVFTKHSISTGYESHNGAQPFDLDGDGDLDIVSICWNDYPKMHIWRNDNTSSGNPPPVVNNPPTVSISNIAVTNGSNPPATVVISATASDSDGTISKVEFYNGTTLLGTATSSPYSYTWNNVFAGTYSITAKATDNSNAATTTSAQTVTITGGTVPPSTQQAYPGGVAWQIVSGTTTIQAEDYDMVTSGTASGESYNDTTVGNSGGAYRTTENVDIEACTDTGNGYDVGWAIPGEWLEYSINVNQAGEYKIVLRAANGLATTGSPIHLEFGQHKATPYLVTPSVSVPATGGWQTWTDVTVSNSVTLTAGAQIMKLVLDNSAGEAAGNFNYIKLVSINSTPPPSTNIVSNPGFETGTAPWGYYAGGGGSFTTSTPGYTGSNAAKCTVTAANSNIQFFQSGIVLDPNTKYRLTFSAYSVSGHDLSVNLCKHDSPYTAYGLSYTANLGTTWQTFTTEFNTTGFSSKVSDGRLYFWLASFAAAGDVYYIDDVRLETVNPSNPPADTTAPSIAITSPANNTTITVPLLTLSGTASDNIGLSKVELKVGTAGTYTAVSGTLSPWSGSVTLTNGSNTVYAKATDTSGNIKEATITVTYTPTINIISNPGFETGTTPWAYYAGGGGALTTSTPGYTGTNAGKCTITSANANIQLYQSGIVLDPNTRYRLTFSAYSTSGHDVTVNLLKHVSPYTGYGLNYTANLGTTWQTFTTEFNTTGFTSKVSDGRLQFWFASFAASGDVYYIDDVRLETVPITVQTVVQSYNVGGTVAGAPKMGVVSSTNLKFKVQVYSIDKNDIAADYDGTLTLTTMNSNNTVLDTVDTILTKSDSGETELSVPYNRNTETIELSGNSASPVMIKFSDLYVAKLVGTKGGTIEGINGIKMVIPSGVLSADKYIAAIRTKAPPAVKNTIRYVNTVNPISYDFGELSFSKNAPVMRAQTFTKTVSITIPWTAADIGTLNEDGLRIYCWNGTDWDLVPGVQAIDKTNKTITATVKHFSTYRILGSYLSADFSNLKVYPNPYNPATAIGGKLKIINLPVSSVVKLYSVTGELVRELKEIDFGNLGWLEWDGKNDDGDKVGKAVYIYQIEDAAGKKKTGKIGLIK; from the coding sequence ATGGGTAGGATTATGAAATGGTGTATGATGTCAGCAGTCGTAATGATAGGATTAAGTGCAGTATCGCAATCAGCAATCAATCCGGGCGATATATTCAAAGAAAAATATATTTGGTCCACACCACCGGCAAAAAATTACAGTAATGCGTGGTGGAGAGTAACAGATCCAAATCCCAGTTATCCAAACGGACCATTAGAATACGATGCACCTCAAGATTTTCTTCCAAATTATATACAGTATTTTAGCGGGCTTGATTTAGTAGGAGCAACAAGAGCAGAAATAGTAGTAGAGATGTGGGGTGGACATATTGGTACCAGCAACAAACAATTCAAAGTAAATAACAATGCATGGATACCGGTACCCGAAAACACTGACATATCAAATCCCGAGTGTTATCTTAATTTCAGGTATCCTGTAGCCGCTATACCGATTAGTCAGTTAACGAGCGGAACTAACGCAATAGAATTTACCGCCGGTCCGCAAATATGTGGTAGTTTTGGATGGGGACAATGGGCATACTATGGTTTAAAGTTACGAATATATTATGATTCAACTAAGACCCATCCGACAGGCAGTATAACTTCACCGGCTGCCAGTTCAACAATAAATGATAATCCAACAATAAGCGCCGCAGTGAATACATATACCGGAGGAATAAACCACGTAGATTTTATAGGATATTATGATGATTTTGACGAGGATGGTAATGGGATATATTCACAATGGCATTATATGTATGTATTACGTAATGGAGCGCTGACAGGTCACATAGGAACAGTTACATCAGCACCATATACTAAGACATGGGATACGACTTGGGTTCCTGACCAGGCGGCTTCGTCAATAAAGTTTATGGCAGTTATAGCAGGCAATGATGGGATGTGTTATGCAACATCCGAAGTTGCAGGTATAACTCTTTCTCGTAACGTTTCTGTTAAGATGTATAAACCGTCAAATGTCCCGCAAGGTTTTACGGTTATGAGCGGTAGTTTGTCTTGCAATATCATTGTTCCATCAAACGCATCTCCGGTTACCGGTGCCAGAATATCAGTCGTTACTTGGAATGGTGCTGCAGGTACCACCACCCAGTCAGTAACCTTTGGCGGTACAGAAATTTGTACTGCTTTTCCCAATGCAGCAGATCACGATTATGGATATAGTAACATAACCGTACCGGCAAGTGTGATATCAGCTGGAACCAAACAATTTACGTTAACTGCTAACAGTGGCGGACAACATGGACCGGAAGTAATATGGCCGGGACCTGTTTTGTTTGTTCAGTACAATACCGGAGGAATGCAAACAGTGGCAGACCCGTCAATAAATCCTAATGGCGGAACATTTAGCAGTGCCCAGCCAGTAAGTATAACTTGTGCAACTACCGGAGTAACAATAAAATATACAACCGATGGCAGCGACCCATCACCAACAAACGGTACTGTATATTCATCACAGATAACAATGTCAAGTAATGCGACATTAAAAGCGATGGCTTATAAGACAGGTATGTTAAACAGCAATGTAGTAACAGCGGCATTTACAATTACAGTTCCTACAATGGGTGATCCTTTATATTACGTGCCCGTAACAGTGGCGGTTGGCAGTTATCCGAGATATGATAAACCGGTAGAAGTAACAGTTAATTTTACGCAGTATCTTACAGCCCTTAGTGTAAGCGGTAGTTTAAATGACCAGTCTTTAAGAGTGAAAGAGACCGACAGTACCGGTAATACAGTAATAAATGACAATGTATTATTTCAGTTTGATAAAGACACTGCATATAACGCATCAAACAATGCAATAGGCACAGTTATATTTATTATGGATGGTACAACAAATGCAAGTGCAACGAGATATTTCAAGATATTTTTTGATATAGATCAAACTATAACAAAAGTTAATTTTACAAATCAAGTAACATTAACAGATAATGTAGAAGATGAGGGACAATCAAGTTACCAGATACAATCAGCGAATGCAACTTATTATTACCACAAGCAAGGCGGAGGCTTTTCCAGTATGGTAGACAATCAAGGCAACGACTGGTTAGGTTATCATGCTTCAGGAGGGTCAGCAGGTAGTTATCGTGGAATACCGAACATGGTATATCCCGCTTCTTATTTTCATCCGGGATTTGTTAATAGCAACAGCAGTATATTAAGTCAGGGACCTGTAAAGGTTAAATACAAGACAGAAAGTATCGATGGCTTATGGGCGTGCACCTGGGAAATATTCCCAAAATATGCAAGGATGACAGTAACGAAAAAGAACAGTGCATACTGGTTCTTATATGAAGGCACCCCTGGCGGAAATTTAGATGTAACCGGTACACAGGATTATTTTTACAGGTCAAACGATACAAGCCCGCAACTTTGCGGCTCATATCCTTCAACTAATATATTAAACGCTGATATACCATCGCCGGAGTGGGTATATTTTGCAGATGGAACAATAAACAGAAGTATATATTTGATTAACCATCAGGATGATACAGCAAACGATTCCTATTACCAGATGGAAAACAATATGACAGTATTCGGATTTGGCAGAACTGGTACAACTTCATCTTTAAATCCGGTTGTTCCTGCATACTATACAATAGGGTTTGCAGACAGCCGCGATTTGGCAACAACAAAAAATACTATAGAATCATCATGGCGGGATTTGACTAAAACAATAGGGACTCCCGGCAAAGCAGCGCCATCAAACAAAGTAGCAACACCGCAATTTAGTAAGGGAACGGGTACTTATACAAGTTCGCAATCAATAGTAATAACCTGTGGAACCAGCGGAGCAACAATAAAATATACAACCGATGGCAGCGTTCCATCTACCAGCGGAACAGCAACTTCCGGTACTTCGCCGTTAACAGTAATAGTCTCTCAGACATTAACATTAAGAGCAGTTGCGGTTAAATCAGGTATGGACAACAGTTATGAGAATTCAGCGGCATATACAATAAACACCGGTAGTGGCGGTACATTAAGTTTTACGGAAGTAGTAGTAGATGCAAATAATCCAATGGCACCGCATGGGAAGGAGATAGCAGATATAGATAAGGACGGATTAAATGATTTAATAGTAGCCGGTGGTGCAGGAGTAAGCAGTGCTAACCAGAGTCAGACAGGTTTGTATTGGTATAAAGCACCAACTTGGGAGAAGAAATTTGTTGCAAGAGACGGCGCATATACAACCGATGTAGCGGTAGGCGATGTAGATAATGACGGTTATGTAGATATTATAGTGCCAATGAGTTCTGTTAGCGGGTGGGGTAGTACTTCAGACACCATAGTATGGTATAAGAATCCCGGTGCGAATGTTGGTTCTGCAGCGAACTGGGGAGCACCAAGAGTGATAGGGACAAATATGAGAGGTCATGATGTTGAAGTGGCAGATTTGGACAATGACGGTAATTTGGATGTAATAGCCCGGGGACAAAGTTCATGGGGTCAGGCTCAGGGTAATATATTCAGGATTTGGAAAAATAATGGTAATGGAGCGAGTTGGACCCAAAAAGAAATTACCGGTTTACCAAGCGGTGAAGGAATAAAGATAGGTCTTATAAATAACGATAATTTAAAAGATATAGCAATAGCAGGTAGTTGGTTTAAGAATCCGGGAGATATAATAAACGGGACTTGGACCAAGTATACATATGCAACAGTTGGAAGTTACAATGATCCTAACGGCGGAGGAGTCGTATGTGACTATGTAGTAGATATAAATGATTTTAACAAAGACGGTAGGAATGACATAGTAATCTCACCTTCGGAAAATTCGGGAGATTTTGCATGGTATGAAGCGCCCGCAAATCCTGAAAACACTAACTGGGTAATACACACGTTAGGAACAGGCAAGACAAGAATGCACAGTTTAAGAACAGCAGATTTTAATAAAGACGGGTATGTAGATATAGCTACAGCGAAAATGGATTTAGAAAATAATGGTGGCGACCCCGTAGAAGTATATCTGAATGATAAAACAGGAAATTTCCCAGCTGCAAATATAAAACAAATATCTACCGGAGGTTCTCATGATATAGCGATAGGTGATATTGACAATGACGGTGACATAGATATTATGGGTGCAAATTGTTATGATGAGCAGGCAGCCGATAGTGCCGTAATTAAAATATGGCGTGCAAGTATTACAGGCGGTTCAAGTGGTCCGGTATCGTGGGATAAATGGACATACAAACAACTGGACAATAGCCGTGTTAGGTACGGTAGTTGGGAGGAGTGGTTTGGATTAGATGCCGCTGATTTAACAGGCGACGGGAAAAAGGATATAGTATCAGGCAGATATTTTTACCGTAATCCTGGTGGCGATATGATGGCTAACTGGACAAGAACAGACTTTAATACAACTCCATTAAATGCGAATGTAGATGCCTGTATAATAACCGATGTAGATGGCGATGCCAATGGCGATGTAATAGCTAACGGACTTAGTAGCAGCTATACAAGTCCTGCCGGAGTGTATTGGTTGGAAAAAACAGGTACAGGAGATACATCAGCAGATTGGACGAAAACGCTGGTTGTCTCAAATAGTATCATAGGACCAACTGCTCATGCACTAGCCCAAGGTTTTGGACATGCGCAGATAATTCCGGGCGGCAAGGAAGAGATATTAGTTATAGGTGACAATAATGGTGTTGCCTACAAGTGGGCAGGAACAATATATTTAATCCAGATACCGTCAGTCAATCCACAAAACGGCAATTGGAAAACCACACCAATATCTGCTAAATTCGGTTGCAATGGACAGAGTTTAGCAATAGGCGATATAGATGGTGATGGCGATTTAGATGTAGCAGGTGTAAACGAAAATGACAACACAATTGTCTGGTGGGAAAACCCATATACAGCGTCAAATCCTTCATCCGTTGAGTCTGTTTGGACAAGACATGATGTAGGTCCTGCAACACCTGTGGACCACATGTATGGTTCTGATGGACCGGATAGAATAAAGATAGCAGACTTAGATGGTGACGGGCGACCGGATATAGTAGTAACAGATGAAATATGGTGTGCTGATAATGGTGCAAATCCTCTTCGTACCGGAAGCCGTACATATTGGTTTAAGAACCCGGCAGATCCCAAGGGGTTGTGGGGCACAGCAAACGTTATACAACAAAACCAGCAGTCAACCAATTCGCTGGGTGTTGCTGATATGGATAATGATGGTGACATAGATGTTATAACCGGCAAACTTGTTGGCGATATGGAACTTGCAGTATGGGAAAACAACGGGACAGGCGTATTCACAAAACATTCAATAAGCACAGGTTATGAAAGCCATAATGGTGCACAACCATTTGATTTAGATGGCGATGGTGACCTTGATATAGTAAGTATTTGCTGGAATGATTACCCGAAAATGCATATTTGGAGAAATGATAATACTTCCAGCGGCAATCCGCCGCCGGTCGTTAATAATCCGCCTACTGTAAGTATAAGTAATATTGCAGTAACAAACGGCAGTAACCCGCCTGCGACAGTAGTAATAAGTGCAACAGCATCCGACAGTGATGGAACAATAAGCAAAGTAGAATTTTACAATGGCACGACATTATTAGGAACAGCTACCAGCTCACCGTATAGTTACACATGGAACAATGTATTTGCAGGGACTTATAGTATAACGGCAAAAGCGACCGATAATAGTAATGCAGCAACTACAACATCAGCACAGACAGTAACAATAACCGGCGGTACTGTTCCACCATCAACGCAGCAGGCATATCCGGGCGGAGTAGCATGGCAGATAGTGTCAGGGACAACAACAATACAAGCAGAAGATTACGATATGGTAACAAGTGGAACTGCATCTGGCGAATCATATAATGACACGACAGTCGGTAACAGTGGTGGAGCATACAGGACAACAGAAAATGTAGACATAGAAGCTTGCACTGATACCGGTAATGGCTACGATGTAGGGTGGGCAATCCCTGGTGAATGGCTGGAATATAGTATTAATGTTAATCAGGCCGGAGAATACAAAATAGTATTAAGGGCAGCCAATGGACTTGCAACTACCGGATCTCCGATACACCTTGAATTTGGTCAGCACAAAGCTACCCCATATCTTGTAACACCATCAGTGAGTGTACCGGCAACAGGTGGATGGCAAACATGGACAGATGTAACAGTTTCAAATTCAGTTACACTTACTGCAGGTGCTCAGATAATGAAATTAGTACTGGATAATAGCGCAGGGGAAGCTGCAGGTAATTTTAATTATATTAAATTAGTCAGCATCAATAGTACACCACCGCCAAGCACAAACATTGTCAGCAATCCCGGTTTTGAGACAGGGACAGCACCTTGGGGCTATTATGCAGGCGGAGGAGGTTCGTTTACAACATCAACACCCGGATATACTGGAAGCAATGCTGCTAAATGTACTGTAACTGCAGCCAATTCAAACATACAGTTTTTCCAATCAGGAATTGTGCTTGATCCTAATACCAAGTATCGTCTTACTTTTTCAGCATATTCAGTAAGCGGGCATGATTTATCAGTGAATCTATGTAAACACGATTCTCCATATACAGCTTATGGTTTGAGTTATACAGCAAACCTTGGCACTACATGGCAGACATTTACAACTGAATTCAATACAACAGGATTCTCGAGTAAAGTAAGTGATGGACGTTTATATTTCTGGTTAGCGTCGTTTGCAGCAGCGGGGGATGTGTATTATATAGATGACGTGCGATTAGAAACAGTTAATCCTTCTAATCCTCCTGCCGACACAACAGCGCCATCAATAGCAATAACCTCACCGGCAAATAATACAACGATAACGGTACCGTTATTAACGCTAAGTGGTACAGCATCCGACAATATAGGATTGAGTAAGGTAGAACTGAAGGTTGGTACTGCAGGAACATATACAGCAGTTAGTGGAACATTATCACCATGGAGCGGAAGTGTTACATTAACGAACGGTTCCAATACAGTATATGCAAAAGCTACTGACACATCGGGAAATATAAAAGAGGCAACAATAACAGTTACCTACACACCTACCATAAACATAATCAGTAATCCCGGATTTGAGACAGGGACAACACCATGGGCGTATTATGCGGGTGGCGGAGGCGCGCTTACAACATCGACACCCGGATATACAGGAACCAATGCCGGCAAATGTACAATAACCTCAGCCAATGCAAATATCCAGTTGTACCAAAGTGGTATTGTGCTTGATCCTAACACCCGGTATCGTTTGACTTTTTCAGCATATTCGACAAGTGGTCATGATGTGACAGTGAATCTGTTAAAGCACGTGTCACCATACACCGGCTATGGCTTAAATTACACAGCAAACCTTGGCACAACATGGCAGACATTTACAACCGAATTCAACACGACAGGATTTACAAGTAAAGTCAGCGATGGACGTTTACAGTTCTGGTTTGCATCATTTGCAGCATCAGGAGATGTGTATTACATAGACGATGTGCGGTTAGAAACAGTTCCTATTACCGTACAAACCGTCGTACAATCATATAACGTTGGCGGAACAGTCGCAGGAGCACCAAAGATGGGAGTAGTATCATCTACTAATTTGAAGTTCAAAGTGCAAGTGTATAGCATAGATAAAAATGACATAGCAGCCGATTACGACGGTACATTAACACTCACAACTATGAACTCCAATAATACTGTCCTGGATACTGTTGATACAATCCTGACAAAATCAGATTCAGGCGAGACAGAATTATCAGTTCCGTATAACAGAAACACAGAAACAATAGAGTTAAGTGGTAATTCTGCATCGCCGGTAATGATAAAGTTCAGTGATTTGTATGTAGCAAAGCTAGTCGGGACCAAAGGCGGAACAATAGAAGGTATAAACGGGATAAAGATGGTAATACCATCAGGCGTGTTATCCGCAGACAAATATATTGCAGCAATACGTACAAAAGCACCGCCGGCAGTAAAGAACACGATTAGATATGTTAACACCGTGAATCCTATAAGTTATGATTTTGGTGAGTTATCGTTTAGTAAGAATGCTCCGGTAATGAGAGCGCAAACATTTACAAAGACAGTAAGTATAACAATCCCATGGACAGCAGCAGATATAGGGACATTAAATGAAGATGGACTTAGAATCTACTGCTGGAATGGAACAGACTGGGATTTAGTGCCAGGCGTCCAGGCAATAGATAAAACAAACAAGACGATAACAGCGACAGTGAAACATTTCTCAACATATCGAATATTAGGCAGTTATTTATCTGCTGATTTTAGCAATTTAAAAGTCTATCCTAACCCGTATAATCCGGCGACTGCGATAGGCGGTAAATTGAAAATAATCAATTTGCCGGTTAGTAGCGTAGTGAAGTTGTATAGTGTCACCGGAGAGTTGGTCAGGGAACTAAAAGAAATAGATTTTGGTAATCTTGGCTGGCTCGAATGGGATGGCAAGAATGACGATGGTGACAAAGTAGGTAAAGCAGTATATATATACCAGATAGAAGATGCCGCCGGTAAAAAGAAGACAGGTAAAATAGGATTAATCAAATAA